A window of the Lolium perenne isolate Kyuss_39 chromosome 7, Kyuss_2.0, whole genome shotgun sequence genome harbors these coding sequences:
- the LOC127312518 gene encoding putative disease resistance protein RGA3 isoform X2, translated as MSTVELKKKLERIEKVINDACKVLKLMNLPSISGGNQSHVVAANLRGSVTTSRPVSKIIGRDEDCDKIVAMLHEKEEHGQPDSNSVPCYSVVGIHGIGGSGKSSLAQLVCAREKKDSHFDLVMWVHVSQDFSVRTIFMEMFEAATGTLCPQLENLDTLQDKLEEKLRGRRFLLVLDDVWYNIRDATQSENLQQILSPLKAGEAGSKILVTSRTEDALLALGAVKQRCIPISVLDEDVFWKLLMHYALHGVPADDHARRTLGDIGKDIAKNLKGSPLAARIVGGQLHIRPNVEFWRSVRDRDLLNETMGALWWSYHHLREQVKRCFAFCSIFPRRHLLERHELVKLWVAEGFARLTSEGEDMEDVCQEYFDELVSASFLQLKAKKNSHEKDYYLVHDLLHDLAEKAAGSDCFRIENSWEQHGKFPAVEVHPNVRHIFVQRYDEELITKKICQLYNLRTLIIGSGYSWETVGEQVLKCMFKRLRKLRVLTIIAKDFIGSDVSPTVPVPACIGRLRHLRYLAFRPCHEARGRRMILPATFAKLCHMQILDFDSIKKVVFSSCEDISSLVNLRHVICFEDVDLGSIGSLTSLRTMAAFDVKRGQGHELKQLGNLNKLRGQLLIGGLEKVESKAEALEANLASKEGLSTLELSWAWSGEAGLEVQAEVLEGLCPPKDLKSLIIENYKGPRYPSWMHNGGPKHVNRLVLSHCTEPGPELVGFCAHLRQIMISCCSWDALPDYMEHLTSLHTLHISHCRNIRSLPALPQSLEHIHLYECDELSMSSCRIEHLTSLQMLTISSCDGTLSLPTLPQSIKNFNLLTDNEVLLSSCRTAGDPDWQKIKHIPYASIGNSMEIEETAMKMGVVQDQKEAKKIFYRQFLSDVVLRLSRDS; from the exons ATGTCAACAGTTGAGTTAAAAAAGAAGCTAGAAAGAATAGAAAAGGTCATAAATGATGCGTGCAAAGttttaaaactgatgaacttgccaAGCATAAGTGGTGGAAACCAGAGCCATGTTGTTGCTGCCAACTTGCGAGGCAGTGTCACTACTTCGAGGCCTGTATCAAAGATTATCGGACGAGATGAAGACTGTGATAAGATCGTAGCAATGCTTCATGAGAAGGAAGAACATGGTCAGCCTGACAGCAATAGTGTTCCATGTTATTCTGTAGTTGGCATTCATGGCATCGGCGGCTCAGGGAAATCATCCCTTGCACAACTTGTGTGTGCCCGTGAGAAGAAGGATAGCCATTTTGACCTTGTAATGTGGGTTCATGTTTCTCAGGATTTTAGTGTGCGTACCATTTTCATGGAAATGTTTGAGGCTGCTACAGGTACTTTGTGCCCTCAATTGGAAAATCTTGACACCTTACAAGATAAGTTGGAGGAGAAACTGCGTGGAAGACGTTTCCTCTTGGTACTAGATGATGTTTGGTACAATATTAGAGATGCAACACAGTCTGAAAATCTGCAACAGATACTCTCGCCTCTCAAGGCTGGAGAGGCAGGAAGCAAGATCCTAGTGACTAGTCGAACTGAAGATGCATTATTAGCTCTGGGTGCCGTGAAGCAGAGATGTATTCCCATATCTGTCCTAGATGAAGATGTCTTCTGGAAATTGCTCATGCATTATGCACTCCACGGCGTACCTGCTGATGATCATGCTCGTAGAACACTGGGAGACATTGGGAAAGATATTGCAAAAAACCTGAAGGGGTCACCTCTAGCAGCCAGAATAGTTGGAGGACAACTGCATATAAGGCCAAACGTCGAGTTCTGGAGAAGCGTTCGTGATCGGGACCTTTTGAACGAGACGATGGGAGCACTGTGGTGGAGCTACCATCATCTTCGTGAGCAGGTCAAGCGATGCTTTGCTTTCTGCAGTATTTTTCCTCGAAGACATTTGTTGGAACGTCACGAGTTAGTAAAGCTATGGGTTGCAGAAGGGTTTGCTAGATTGACTAGTGAAGGGGAGGATATGGAAGATGTTTGCCAGGAATACTTTGATGAACTAGTGTCAGCCTCGTTTCTGCAACTTAAAGCAAAGAAGAATTCTCACGAGAAGGACTACTATTTAGTTCATGATCTGTTGCATGATTTAGCGGAGAAGGCCGCTGGAAGTGACTGTTTCAGAATCGAAAATAGTTGGGAACAGCATGGAAAATTCCCAGCAGTGGAAGTTCATCCAAACGTTCGCCATATTTTTGTTCAGAGATATGATGAAGAATTGATTACTAAGAAGATATGCCAATTGTACAACTTACGGACCCTGATCATTGGTAGTGGATATAGTTGGGAAACAGTTGGGGAGCAAGTTCTGAAGTGTATGTTTAAGAGGCTAAGGAAGTTGCGTGTGCTTACCATAATTGCCAAAGATTTTATAGGTTCTGACGTCTCCCCAACTGTGCCAGTCCCAGCATGTATTGGTCGATTAAGGCACCTGAGATATCTTGCTTTTCGGCCTTGTCATGAGGCTAGAGGTCGGAGGATGATTTTACCGGCAACTTTTGCAAAGCTATGCCACATGCAGATTCTAGATTTTGATTCGATTAAGAAAGTGGTGTTTTCCTCTTGTGAAGATATTTCTAGCCTCGTTAACTTGCGGCATGTAATCTGCTTCGAAGATGTGGATCTTGGAAGCATCGGCAGTCTGACGTCACTCCGAACAATGGCAGCCTTTGATGTAAAAAGGGGACAAGGCCATGAGTTAAAGCAACTCGGGAACCTAAACAAGCTTCGCGGACAGCTGTTGATCGGGGGCCTGGAAAAGGTTGAAAGCAAGGCGGAAGCTCTGGAGGCCAATCTGGCCAGTAAGGAAGGGCTCAGTACACTGGAACTGTCCTGGGCTTGGAGTGGTGAAGCGGGTCTAGAAGTTCAGGCAGAGGTACTAGAGGGTCTTTGCCCACCCAAAGATCTTAAATCACTGATTATCGAAAATTACAAAGGCCCGAGGTATCCAAGTTGGATGCACAACGGTGGCCCAAAGCACGTGAACCGTCTCGTGCTTTCACACTGCACCGAACCTGGTCCTGAACTTGTTGGGTTTTGCGCTCATCTCCGTCAGATCATGATTTCGTGCTGCAGCTGGGACGCCTTGCCAGATTACATGGAGCACCTGACGTCACTGCACACGCTGCACATCTCGCACTGCCGAAATATTCGGTCGCTTCCAGCACTGCCGCAGTCTCTTGAGCACATACACCTGTATGAGTGCGATGAGTTGTCAATGAGTTCCTGTCGCATAGAGCACCTGACGTCACTGCAGATGCTGACGATTTCTTCTTGCGATGGTACTCTGTCGCTTCCAACACTGCCGCAGTCTATTAAGAACTTCAACCTCCTTACCGACAATGAGGTGTTGCTGAGTTCGTGCAGAACAGCTGGAGATCCAGATTGGCAAAAGATTAAGCACATTCCGTACGCATCAATAG GCAATAGTATGGAAATAGAAGAAACCGCAATGAAAATGGGAGTTGTACAAGACCAGAAGGAAGCGAAGAAGATATTTTATCGTCAATTTTTGAGTGACGTCGTACTGCGTCTAAGTCGTGACTCGTGA
- the LOC127315227 gene encoding uncharacterized protein — protein MAQQGTHELFLRFFHCKYVLRPRQIRNDSTSYMEMLGEVNITALLPFGNENDCADQVEEGEEGDEGGEGDKEEDDGVVEVTADGNRKKRRANNYTEVEDATLCRAWASVGMDAVSGTDQTGKRYWQRIEEKFHKLMPRVRHPVDRTYRSLEGRWDAVKPACSRWAAAMDQVVSNPPSGATVDEYDRIADARYRDMAGSKGKSFTMRHCFDVLQHLPKWKLRDEEVAPKKAAMVALDDTEDEKDGRNADKPEGNKKAKERIRLEGEAALLRDKFDQMMKSKEVIATKTLETRRVIIERKKEVSLAKLEASREEAKSKAKLEEMRINVKKAKAMKQLLAEEREIMMMNTKEMNEPRQRSRQGEEQLVKRQLLLPMCLQEVVPM, from the exons ATGGCGCAGCAAGGTACACATGAACTCTTCCTCCGTTTTTTCCATTGCAAGTACGTACTGAGGCCTCGTCAAATTAGGAACGATTCCACCTCCTACATGGAGATGTTGGGGGAGGTGAACATTACCGCACTCCTGCCATTCGGCAACGAGAACGACTGCGCGGACCAGGtggaagaaggggaagaaggggACGAAGGGGGCGAGGGGGACAAGGAAGAGGACGACGGTGTGGTGGAGGTCACGGCCGATGGAAATCGGAAGAAGAGGCGGGCCAACAACTACACGGAGGTTGAAGACGCCACCTTGTGCCGAGCTTGGGCCTCCGTGGGGATGGATGCTGTCTCCGGCACGGATCAAACAGGCAAACGGTACTGGCAGCGCATCGAGGAAAAGTTCCACAAGCTCATGCCGCGCGTTCGCCATCCTGTCGATCGCACCTACCGATCCCTCGAAGGTCGTTGGGACGCGGTCAAACCGGCGTGTAGCCGGTGGGCAGCAGCAATGGACCAAGTGGTGTCCAATCCTCCTAGCGGCGCAACTGTCGACGAATAT GATCGCATTGCCGATGCTAGGTACAGAGACATGGCCGGCAGCAAGGGCAAGAGCTTCACCATGCGTCATTGTTTTGATGTGCTCCAACACCTCCCCAAGTGGAAATTGAGGGATGAAGAGGTCGCTCCGAAGAAGGCTGCGATGGTTGCGCTCGACGACACCGAGGACGAGAAGGATGGCAGGAACGCCGACAAGCCGGAGGGGAACAAGAAGGCGAAGGAAAGGATAAGGCTCGAGGGGGAGGCTGCATTGTTGAGGGACAAGTTTGATCAAATGATGAAGTCAAAGGAGGTGATAGCGACCAAGACTTTGGAGACCAGGCGTGTCATCATCGAGAGGAAGAAGGAGGTGAGCCTTGCAAAGCTTGAAGCCAGCAGAGAGGAAGCAAAGAGCAAAGCCAAGTTGGAGGAGATGAGGATCAATGTGAAGAAGGCCAAAGCAATGAAGCAACTATTGGCCGAAGAGAGGGAGATCATGATGATGAACACGAAGGAAATGAATGAG cctcGGCAGAGATCACGGCAAGGCGAAGAGCAGCTCGTCAAGAGGCAACTGCTCCTGCCGATGTGCCTCCAGGAGGTGGTGCCGATGTGA
- the LOC127312518 gene encoding putative disease resistance protein RGA3 isoform X1, whose product MADPLTAAVAVGWGMKAAGWVASPIISDLFKKASSYLGFDASEKLSELEPKILLLERVMGAVEESPYRPRLEGLYSKLKSAFYEAEEILDDVEYYRLEKKIQDGKVKSEVAGPSRPLKQIWSVVVKSSPLKHQESGMSTVELKKKLERIEKVINDACKVLKLMNLPSISGGNQSHVVAANLRGSVTTSRPVSKIIGRDEDCDKIVAMLHEKEEHGQPDSNSVPCYSVVGIHGIGGSGKSSLAQLVCAREKKDSHFDLVMWVHVSQDFSVRTIFMEMFEAATGTLCPQLENLDTLQDKLEEKLRGRRFLLVLDDVWYNIRDATQSENLQQILSPLKAGEAGSKILVTSRTEDALLALGAVKQRCIPISVLDEDVFWKLLMHYALHGVPADDHARRTLGDIGKDIAKNLKGSPLAARIVGGQLHIRPNVEFWRSVRDRDLLNETMGALWWSYHHLREQVKRCFAFCSIFPRRHLLERHELVKLWVAEGFARLTSEGEDMEDVCQEYFDELVSASFLQLKAKKNSHEKDYYLVHDLLHDLAEKAAGSDCFRIENSWEQHGKFPAVEVHPNVRHIFVQRYDEELITKKICQLYNLRTLIIGSGYSWETVGEQVLKCMFKRLRKLRVLTIIAKDFIGSDVSPTVPVPACIGRLRHLRYLAFRPCHEARGRRMILPATFAKLCHMQILDFDSIKKVVFSSCEDISSLVNLRHVICFEDVDLGSIGSLTSLRTMAAFDVKRGQGHELKQLGNLNKLRGQLLIGGLEKVESKAEALEANLASKEGLSTLELSWAWSGEAGLEVQAEVLEGLCPPKDLKSLIIENYKGPRYPSWMHNGGPKHVNRLVLSHCTEPGPELVGFCAHLRQIMISCCSWDALPDYMEHLTSLHTLHISHCRNIRSLPALPQSLEHIHLYECDELSMSSCRIEHLTSLQMLTISSCDGTLSLPTLPQSIKNFNLLTDNEVLLSSCRTAGDPDWQKIKHIPYASIGNSMEIEETAMKMGVVQDQKEAKKIFYRQFLSDVVLRLSRDS is encoded by the exons ATGGCGGACCCATTGACTGCTGCTGTCGCAGTAGGATGGGGCATGAAAGCCGCAGGGTGGGTTGCCTCGCCCATCATCTCTGATCTGTTCAAGAAAGCATCCTCATATCTTGGCTTTGATGCATCGGAGAAGCTGAGTGAGCTTGAGCCAAAGATTTTATTGCTGGAGCGGGTGATGGGAGCGGTTGAGGAGAGTCCTTACAGGCCTCGATTGGAGGGGCTCTACAGTAAACTTAAATCTGCGTTCTACGAAGCAGAGGAAATCTTGGATGATGTTGAGTACTACCGTCTGGAGAAGAAGATACAAGATGGCAAGGTCAAGTCAGAGGTTGCCGGGCCTTCACGTCCCTTGAAGCAGATCTGGTCTGTCGTGGTGAAGAGCTCTCCACTAAAACATCAG GAGAGTGGTATGTCAACAGTTGAGTTAAAAAAGAAGCTAGAAAGAATAGAAAAGGTCATAAATGATGCGTGCAAAGttttaaaactgatgaacttgccaAGCATAAGTGGTGGAAACCAGAGCCATGTTGTTGCTGCCAACTTGCGAGGCAGTGTCACTACTTCGAGGCCTGTATCAAAGATTATCGGACGAGATGAAGACTGTGATAAGATCGTAGCAATGCTTCATGAGAAGGAAGAACATGGTCAGCCTGACAGCAATAGTGTTCCATGTTATTCTGTAGTTGGCATTCATGGCATCGGCGGCTCAGGGAAATCATCCCTTGCACAACTTGTGTGTGCCCGTGAGAAGAAGGATAGCCATTTTGACCTTGTAATGTGGGTTCATGTTTCTCAGGATTTTAGTGTGCGTACCATTTTCATGGAAATGTTTGAGGCTGCTACAGGTACTTTGTGCCCTCAATTGGAAAATCTTGACACCTTACAAGATAAGTTGGAGGAGAAACTGCGTGGAAGACGTTTCCTCTTGGTACTAGATGATGTTTGGTACAATATTAGAGATGCAACACAGTCTGAAAATCTGCAACAGATACTCTCGCCTCTCAAGGCTGGAGAGGCAGGAAGCAAGATCCTAGTGACTAGTCGAACTGAAGATGCATTATTAGCTCTGGGTGCCGTGAAGCAGAGATGTATTCCCATATCTGTCCTAGATGAAGATGTCTTCTGGAAATTGCTCATGCATTATGCACTCCACGGCGTACCTGCTGATGATCATGCTCGTAGAACACTGGGAGACATTGGGAAAGATATTGCAAAAAACCTGAAGGGGTCACCTCTAGCAGCCAGAATAGTTGGAGGACAACTGCATATAAGGCCAAACGTCGAGTTCTGGAGAAGCGTTCGTGATCGGGACCTTTTGAACGAGACGATGGGAGCACTGTGGTGGAGCTACCATCATCTTCGTGAGCAGGTCAAGCGATGCTTTGCTTTCTGCAGTATTTTTCCTCGAAGACATTTGTTGGAACGTCACGAGTTAGTAAAGCTATGGGTTGCAGAAGGGTTTGCTAGATTGACTAGTGAAGGGGAGGATATGGAAGATGTTTGCCAGGAATACTTTGATGAACTAGTGTCAGCCTCGTTTCTGCAACTTAAAGCAAAGAAGAATTCTCACGAGAAGGACTACTATTTAGTTCATGATCTGTTGCATGATTTAGCGGAGAAGGCCGCTGGAAGTGACTGTTTCAGAATCGAAAATAGTTGGGAACAGCATGGAAAATTCCCAGCAGTGGAAGTTCATCCAAACGTTCGCCATATTTTTGTTCAGAGATATGATGAAGAATTGATTACTAAGAAGATATGCCAATTGTACAACTTACGGACCCTGATCATTGGTAGTGGATATAGTTGGGAAACAGTTGGGGAGCAAGTTCTGAAGTGTATGTTTAAGAGGCTAAGGAAGTTGCGTGTGCTTACCATAATTGCCAAAGATTTTATAGGTTCTGACGTCTCCCCAACTGTGCCAGTCCCAGCATGTATTGGTCGATTAAGGCACCTGAGATATCTTGCTTTTCGGCCTTGTCATGAGGCTAGAGGTCGGAGGATGATTTTACCGGCAACTTTTGCAAAGCTATGCCACATGCAGATTCTAGATTTTGATTCGATTAAGAAAGTGGTGTTTTCCTCTTGTGAAGATATTTCTAGCCTCGTTAACTTGCGGCATGTAATCTGCTTCGAAGATGTGGATCTTGGAAGCATCGGCAGTCTGACGTCACTCCGAACAATGGCAGCCTTTGATGTAAAAAGGGGACAAGGCCATGAGTTAAAGCAACTCGGGAACCTAAACAAGCTTCGCGGACAGCTGTTGATCGGGGGCCTGGAAAAGGTTGAAAGCAAGGCGGAAGCTCTGGAGGCCAATCTGGCCAGTAAGGAAGGGCTCAGTACACTGGAACTGTCCTGGGCTTGGAGTGGTGAAGCGGGTCTAGAAGTTCAGGCAGAGGTACTAGAGGGTCTTTGCCCACCCAAAGATCTTAAATCACTGATTATCGAAAATTACAAAGGCCCGAGGTATCCAAGTTGGATGCACAACGGTGGCCCAAAGCACGTGAACCGTCTCGTGCTTTCACACTGCACCGAACCTGGTCCTGAACTTGTTGGGTTTTGCGCTCATCTCCGTCAGATCATGATTTCGTGCTGCAGCTGGGACGCCTTGCCAGATTACATGGAGCACCTGACGTCACTGCACACGCTGCACATCTCGCACTGCCGAAATATTCGGTCGCTTCCAGCACTGCCGCAGTCTCTTGAGCACATACACCTGTATGAGTGCGATGAGTTGTCAATGAGTTCCTGTCGCATAGAGCACCTGACGTCACTGCAGATGCTGACGATTTCTTCTTGCGATGGTACTCTGTCGCTTCCAACACTGCCGCAGTCTATTAAGAACTTCAACCTCCTTACCGACAATGAGGTGTTGCTGAGTTCGTGCAGAACAGCTGGAGATCCAGATTGGCAAAAGATTAAGCACATTCCGTACGCATCAATAG GCAATAGTATGGAAATAGAAGAAACCGCAATGAAAATGGGAGTTGTACAAGACCAGAAGGAAGCGAAGAAGATATTTTATCGTCAATTTTTGAGTGACGTCGTACTGCGTCTAAGTCGTGACTCGTGA